The proteins below come from a single Enterobacteriaceae endosymbiont of Donacia fulgens genomic window:
- the rplJ gene encoding 50S ribosomal protein L10, translating to MLLNITKKKMIVKKISKINKNALSAVIVDFCGVNSNNLNKLRKKSRENDIIVNIIRNKLLKLIIKGSNFQCLDPLIHGPILIAYSLKHPGDAARLFKKFNKIDENFKIKAAAFENKIINSEDINILANLPTYKEAITRFLIIIKDISIGKFLRILLEIKNIK from the coding sequence ATGTTATTAAATATTACAAAAAAAAAAATGATTGTTAAAAAAATTAGTAAAATAAATAAAAATGCCTTATCAGCTGTAATTGTTGATTTTTGTGGTGTTAACAGTAATAATTTAAATAAATTAAGGAAAAAAAGTAGAGAAAATGATATTATTGTAAATATTATAAGAAATAAACTATTAAAATTAATTATTAAAGGTAGTAATTTTCAATGTTTAGATCCATTAATTCATGGACCTATATTAATAGCCTATTCACTTAAACATCCTGGGGATGCTGCTCGTTTATTCAAAAAATTTAATAAAATTGATGAAAATTTTAAAATTAAGGCAGCCGCTTTTGAAAACAAAATTATAAATAGTGAAGATATTAATATTTTAGCTAATTTACCTACATATAAAGAAGCTATAACACGTTTTTTAATAATTATAAAAGATATTTCTATTGGAAAATTTCTTAGAATTTTACTTGAAATTAAAAATATAAAATAA
- the rplA gene encoding 50S ribosomal protein L1, producing MVKSTKRMNLMYKNINLKKQFSIENAINHLKDLSKVKFIESIDISINLGIDPKKTEQNIRGNVCLPHGTGKNIKFAIFASGQEAINAKKLGIKLVGMEDLSTKITNGEKNFNVVISTPEAMDIVSKLGPILGPKGLMPNPKLGTITNNIIETIKKIQNGQINFRNDKSGIIHASIGKINFTNNKIKENLQILLKTLKKYRPLKLKDNYIKKIYLSSTMGISIEITKDCANLIN from the coding sequence ATGGTAAAATCAACAAAACGCATGAATTTAATGTATAAAAATATAAATTTAAAAAAACAATTTTCTATTGAAAATGCTATTAATCATTTAAAAGATTTAAGTAAAGTTAAATTTATTGAAAGTATTGATATTTCTATTAATCTAGGTATAGATCCAAAAAAAACAGAACAAAATATTAGAGGTAATGTTTGTTTACCTCATGGTACAGGTAAAAATATAAAATTTGCAATTTTTGCATCCGGTCAAGAAGCAATTAATGCTAAAAAATTAGGAATAAAATTAGTAGGGATGGAAGATTTATCAACAAAAATTACTAATGGTGAAAAAAATTTTAATGTAGTAATATCAACTCCAGAAGCTATGGATATCGTTAGTAAATTAGGTCCTATTTTAGGACCTAAAGGATTAATGCCTAATCCTAAATTAGGAACAATCACAAATAACATAATTGAAACAATTAAAAAAATACAAAATGGACAAATAAATTTTCGTAATGATAAAAGTGGTATTATTCATGCTAGTATAGGAAAAATTAATTTTACAAATAATAAAATTAAAGAAAATTTACAAATTTTATTAAAAACTTTAAAAAAATATAGACCTTTAAAATTAAAAGATAATTATATAAAAAAAATATATCTTTCATCTACTATGGGAATTTCTATAGAAATTACTAAAGATTGTGCAAATTTAATAAATTAA
- the rplK gene encoding 50S ribosomal protein L11 — MTKKIKTYVKLQVPAGSANPSPPIGPALGQHGVNIMDFCKNFNAKTSNLEKGTPIPVIITIYIDKTFTFITKTPPVSAMIKKILGIKKGSNKPKIDKIGIITKDQIRKIAEIKYVDMTGINIKSVMSSIEGTARSMGLMIED, encoded by the coding sequence ATGACAAAAAAAATTAAAACTTATGTAAAATTACAAGTTCCTGCGGGTAGTGCCAACCCTAGTCCTCCTATTGGTCCCGCATTAGGACAACATGGTGTAAATATCATGGATTTTTGTAAAAATTTTAATGCTAAAACTAGTAATTTAGAAAAAGGTACTCCTATTCCGGTAATTATTACAATTTATATTGATAAAACTTTTACATTTATTACAAAAACACCCCCAGTATCTGCAATGATAAAAAAAATACTTGGTATTAAAAAAGGTTCAAACAAACCTAAAATAGATAAAATAGGTATAATTACAAAAGATCAAATTCGTAAAATTGCAGAAATTAAATATGTTGATATGACTGGAATAAATATTAAATCTGTAATGTCTTCTATAGAAGGTACTGCTCGTTCTATGGGATTAATGATTGAGGATTAA
- the nusG gene encoding transcription termination/antitermination protein NusG produces MNKFLKKKWYVIQARSGFEHRVAKSLKEYIKIHNMNDFFGKILIPTEAVVEIRGGQKYKSDRKFFPGYILIHMIMKELSWHLVRSVPKVLGFVGGKSDNPLPISDKEVDTIINTLQKIGDKPRPKTIFDPGEIIRVKDGPFSDFNGIVEEVDYEKSRLKVSVSIFGRSTPVDLDFRQVEKG; encoded by the coding sequence ATGAATAAATTTTTAAAAAAAAAATGGTATGTTATTCAAGCTCGTTCTGGTTTTGAACATCGTGTTGCTAAATCATTAAAAGAATATATCAAAATTCATAACATGAATGATTTTTTTGGTAAAATTTTAATTCCTACTGAAGCTGTAGTTGAAATACGTGGAGGTCAAAAATATAAAAGTGATCGTAAATTTTTTCCTGGATATATATTAATTCATATGATTATGAAAGAGTTAAGTTGGCATTTAGTACGTAGTGTTCCTAAAGTTTTAGGTTTTGTAGGAGGTAAATCAGATAATCCTTTACCTATTAGTGATAAAGAAGTAGATACCATTATTAATACTTTACAAAAGATTGGAGATAAACCTAGACCAAAAACAATATTTGATCCAGGAGAAATAATTAGAGTAAAAGATGGTCCTTTTTCTGATTTTAACGGAATAGTTGAAGAAGTAGATTATGAAAAAAGTAGATTAAAAGTTTCTGTATCAATTTTTGGTAGATCAACTCCTGTTGATTTAGATTTTCGTCAAGTAGAAAAAGGATAA
- the secE gene encoding preprotein translocase subunit SecE, with amino-acid sequence MNIINFKKNINKYITDITKWFISLVLLFIILIFNYNYQKINLSIRVFLFFFIFTLIIFIISSTNKGKKFFSFIYDARIETRKVIWPSYKDTWNTTLIIMLIITIISFIFFILDNFLIYLISFLTGTRL; translated from the coding sequence ATGAATATTATAAATTTTAAAAAAAATATAAATAAATATATTACAGATATTACAAAATGGTTTATTAGTCTAGTTCTTTTATTTATAATTTTAATATTTAATTATAATTATCAAAAGATAAATTTATCTATTCGTGTATTTTTATTTTTTTTTATATTTACTTTAATTATTTTCATCATATCATCTACTAATAAGGGTAAAAAATTTTTTTCTTTTATATATGATGCACGAATAGAAACTAGAAAAGTTATATGGCCTTCTTATAAAGATACTTGGAATACAACATTAATAATAATGTTAATTATTACAATAATTTCTTTTATTTTTTTTATATTAGATAATTTTTTAATTTATTTAATATCATTTTTAACTGGAACAAGGTTATAA
- the tuf gene encoding elongation factor Tu, whose translation MSKEKFERSKPHINVGTIGHVDHGKTTLTAAITTVLSKKYGGSPKAFDQIDNAPEEKARGITINTSHVEYDTKKRHYAHVDCPGHADYVKNMITGAAQMDGAILVVAATDGPMPQTREHILLARQVGVPYIIVFINKCDMVDDEELLELVEMEVRDLLTQYNFPGDTTPIIQGSALKALEGDKKWEEKIIELANSLDTYIPNPIREIDKPFLLPIEDVFSISGRGTVVTGRVEKGIIKVGEEVEIIGIRKTIKSICTGVEMFRKLLDEGRAGENVGILLRGIKREDIERGQVLAKPGSINPHTKFEAEVYILSKDEGGRHTAFFKGYRPQFYFRTTDVTGTIELPSNIEMVMPGDNINMIVTLIYPIAMTNGLRFAIREGGRTVGAGVVTKVLQ comes from the coding sequence GTGTCTAAAGAAAAATTTGAACGATCTAAACCTCATATTAATGTAGGAACTATAGGACATGTTGATCATGGAAAAACAACTTTAACAGCAGCAATAACTACTGTTTTATCTAAAAAATATGGTGGTTCACCAAAAGCTTTTGATCAAATTGATAATGCTCCAGAAGAAAAAGCAAGAGGTATAACAATAAATACATCTCATGTAGAATATGATACTAAAAAACGTCATTATGCTCATGTAGATTGTCCAGGACATGCTGATTATGTAAAAAATATGATTACAGGAGCAGCACAAATGGATGGAGCTATACTTGTAGTTGCTGCAACAGATGGACCTATGCCACAAACTAGAGAACATATTTTATTAGCAAGACAAGTTGGAGTACCTTACATTATAGTTTTTATTAATAAATGTGATATGGTTGATGATGAAGAATTATTAGAATTAGTAGAAATGGAAGTACGTGATTTACTAACACAGTATAATTTTCCAGGAGATACTACTCCTATTATTCAAGGATCAGCTTTAAAAGCTCTTGAAGGAGATAAAAAATGGGAAGAAAAGATTATTGAATTAGCAAACTCTTTAGATACTTATATTCCTAATCCTATAAGAGAAATTGATAAACCTTTTTTATTACCGATAGAAGATGTTTTTTCAATTTCAGGTAGAGGAACAGTAGTAACAGGAAGAGTAGAAAAAGGTATAATAAAAGTAGGAGAAGAAGTAGAAATTATAGGTATTAGAAAAACTATAAAATCTATTTGTACTGGAGTAGAAATGTTTCGTAAATTATTAGATGAAGGACGTGCAGGTGAAAATGTAGGTATCCTTCTTAGAGGAATAAAAAGAGAAGATATAGAAAGAGGACAAGTTTTAGCTAAACCAGGGTCAATTAATCCACATACTAAATTTGAAGCTGAAGTCTATATTTTATCTAAAGATGAAGGTGGTAGACATACAGCCTTTTTTAAAGGTTATCGTCCTCAGTTCTATTTTAGAACTACAGATGTAACTGGAACTATAGAATTACCTTCTAATATTGAAATGGTTATGCCTGGAGATAATATCAATATGATAGTTACATTAATTTATCCTATCGCAATGACTAATGGTTTACGATTTGCTATTCGTGAAGGAGGTCGCACTGTTGGGGCAGGAGTAGTTACTAAAGTATTACAATAA